A single genomic interval of Candidatus Saccharimonadales bacterium harbors:
- a CDS encoding DUF87 domain-containing protein, which yields MIVSIIGPLVNLVTQWWVWLPIAATLGYLTWQNRRKAYNAASAEHVLLLLEIPRANDKKELAAEQMFAALHGILRPKAELMREGILQEHVSFEIAAIDQRIRFYVWTPKHLQNFVEGQVYAQYPTVQIKQLDEDYAARQIDQPIAQSVELTLTDNEVLPIKTFQNFEVDPLAAITATLAKLEAPNEEMWIQILARPLDDSWHKRGSKFIDQIKNGRGWFTGGGVDSFFSFMGQLFEALWKPPEPGKEGEAAKEVGERDKSRITAIEEKTKKLGYQVKIRLMYLGDDKTTARLRLQAMIGTFKQFNTTNLNGFSQKPGGAGDNALAEYRARFFLDEGKILNIEELASLYHLPHTNVETPNIVWATSKTAEPPSTLPSVGTVPEDQLSPFAVTNFRGNNIQFGLKRSDRGRHVYVVGQTGTGKSFMLQLLSLSDIYHSYGFGVIDPHGDYAVDVLRFIPKDRIKDVVYFNPADREFPIGFNPLEVIDPNLKNHISSELVGVLKRMFESWGPRLEYILRYTILALLDYPNSTMLDITRMLTERNFRDEVIRNIQDPVVRNFWINEFGSWNDKFASEAVAPVLNKVGAFTANPLIRNIIGQPKSTFNLREVMDKGQILLVNLSRGLIGEDNAAILGAMIVTKIQLAAMSRADIPRIEDRRPFYLYVDEFQNFATDSFAVILSEARKYGLNLTVANQYVSQMSPEVKDAIFGNVGSIISFRVGADDAHALQRYVEPQFEAQDLIQLHNQHIVAALSIDGEKTPAFSATTLKLPTFESEYIEDIIGLSRERYGRPKAEVEAAIIKATGDTFSPRPLPTSSDSKRPSTPRTAGSVSYKKKHNSNTKYSPKTQPSQLDKPVQDDGHLAEDTIIKLR from the coding sequence ATGATTGTTAGTATTATCGGGCCCCTGGTTAACCTGGTGACACAGTGGTGGGTTTGGCTGCCAATTGCAGCCACCTTAGGTTATCTGACATGGCAAAACCGCCGGAAGGCCTACAACGCCGCCAGCGCTGAACACGTATTACTGTTGCTGGAGATCCCCCGAGCCAATGACAAAAAGGAATTGGCAGCGGAACAAATGTTTGCCGCCCTACACGGGATTCTCCGGCCCAAAGCCGAACTGATGCGCGAGGGGATACTGCAAGAGCACGTTAGTTTCGAAATCGCCGCTATCGATCAACGAATCCGGTTTTACGTCTGGACGCCCAAGCACCTGCAAAATTTTGTCGAGGGTCAGGTTTACGCCCAGTACCCGACTGTTCAAATCAAGCAGCTGGACGAGGATTACGCCGCTCGACAGATCGATCAGCCGATAGCCCAAAGCGTCGAGTTGACGTTGACGGATAATGAGGTTCTGCCCATAAAAACCTTTCAGAATTTTGAGGTGGACCCGCTGGCTGCCATCACAGCTACGTTGGCCAAGCTGGAAGCGCCGAATGAAGAAATGTGGATTCAAATCCTAGCCCGACCACTAGACGACTCCTGGCACAAACGTGGCAGCAAGTTTATCGACCAGATTAAAAATGGCCGGGGTTGGTTCACTGGTGGGGGAGTCGACTCCTTCTTCAGCTTCATGGGGCAGCTGTTTGAAGCCCTCTGGAAACCGCCCGAACCAGGCAAGGAGGGTGAGGCGGCCAAGGAGGTAGGGGAGAGAGACAAGTCTCGCATCACGGCAATCGAGGAAAAAACCAAAAAACTCGGTTACCAGGTCAAGATCCGGCTGATGTATCTGGGCGACGATAAAACCACCGCCCGGCTAAGGCTGCAGGCTATGATCGGCACTTTCAAGCAATTTAACACCACTAACTTAAACGGCTTCAGCCAAAAACCCGGCGGCGCCGGCGACAACGCGTTAGCCGAATACCGAGCTAGGTTCTTCTTGGACGAGGGTAAAATCCTAAATATCGAGGAGTTAGCCAGCCTGTACCACCTGCCGCATACCAACGTAGAAACCCCGAACATTGTCTGGGCTACTTCCAAAACCGCCGAACCGCCCTCGACTCTGCCGTCAGTCGGCACCGTACCGGAAGACCAACTAAGCCCCTTCGCGGTGACAAACTTCCGCGGCAACAATATCCAGTTTGGCCTCAAGCGCTCGGATAGGGGACGGCACGTCTACGTAGTGGGCCAAACCGGCACCGGCAAATCTTTTATGCTCCAATTGTTGTCGTTGTCCGATATTTATCACAGTTACGGTTTCGGCGTAATCGATCCTCACGGCGACTACGCCGTGGACGTTCTGCGATTTATCCCTAAAGACCGGATCAAGGATGTCGTCTACTTTAACCCGGCCGATCGGGAATTTCCCATCGGATTCAACCCGCTGGAGGTGATCGACCCCAACCTCAAAAACCATATCAGTTCCGAGCTGGTCGGGGTGCTAAAACGGATGTTCGAATCATGGGGCCCGCGGTTGGAGTATATCTTGCGCTACACCATTTTGGCGCTGTTGGACTACCCGAACTCCACCATGCTGGACATTACCCGGATGCTAACCGAGCGAAATTTCCGCGATGAAGTAATCCGAAACATCCAGGATCCAGTCGTTCGCAACTTCTGGATTAATGAATTCGGCAGCTGGAATGACAAGTTTGCGTCCGAGGCTGTCGCCCCGGTACTAAATAAAGTTGGCGCCTTTACAGCCAATCCGCTGATTCGAAACATCATCGGCCAGCCCAAGAGCACATTTAATTTGCGAGAGGTGATGGACAAAGGTCAAATCTTGCTTGTCAATCTGTCCCGGGGGCTGATTGGTGAGGACAACGCCGCCATCTTGGGCGCCATGATCGTGACCAAAATCCAACTGGCGGCCATGAGCCGGGCCGATATACCTAGGATAGAGGACCGCCGCCCGTTTTATTTATACGTCGATGAGTTTCAGAACTTCGCCACCGATTCGTTTGCCGTTATTTTAAGCGAGGCCCGTAAATACGGCCTGAATCTGACAGTCGCTAACCAATACGTCTCACAAATGTCACCCGAGGTAAAGGACGCTATTTTCGGCAATGTCGGTTCGATTATCAGCTTCCGAGTCGGTGCCGATGACGCCCACGCCCTGCAACGCTACGTCGAACCCCAGTTTGAAGCCCAGGACCTTATCCAGCTGCATAACCAGCACATCGTCGCGGCTCTATCAATCGACGGCGAAAAAACTCCGGCCTTTTCCGCTACTACGCTCAAACTACCAACGTTTGAAAGCGAATATATCGAGGACATAATCGGACTCTCGCGGGAACGCTATGGCCGGCCTAAAGCCGAGGTGGAAGCGGCTATTATAAAAGCCACCGGCGATACCTTCAGCCCTCGGCCGCTGCCCACAAGCAGCGATTCAAAACGGCCTTCCACTCCCAGAACCGCGGGCTCAGTTAGTTATAAAAAGAAACATAATTCGAACACTAAATATTCGCCAAAAACTCAACCGAGTCAGCTCGATAAGCCAGTCCAGGACGATGGTCATTTGGCCGAAGACACTATCATTAAATTG